The genomic stretch GCTGATGCACCTCGATCTCAGCAACAACCTGATCTCGGGACCCATCCCGGCTGACTTCGGGAGGCTGCGTATGCTCAGCCGCGCGCTGCTCGCCCGCAACCGCCTCTCCGGCGGCATTCCTGAGTCGATCGGATCCATGCCCCGGCTAGCCGACCTGGACCTGGCGAGTAACCACATCTCCGGGGAGTTACCCAGCAACCTGGGATCGATTCCGGTGCTGTCGTCTCTGTACCTGGACTCGAACCAGCTGACGGGGCCCATCCCCGCGACGCTGCTAGCGAGCCGGGGGCTTGGAATCCTGAACCTGAGCCGGAATGCCATCGATGGGGAGATCCCGGATGCGTTCACCACCCGGTCGTACTACACGGCGATGGACCTGTCGCACAACAGGCTGAGGGGGAAGGTGCCGCGGACGCTGGTGACGGCGGCGTACGTGGGGCATCTGGACCTCAGCCACAACCACCTCTGCGGTCCCATTCCTGTGGGCTCCCCGTTCGACCATCTCGAGGCCGCCTCCTTCGTCCACAACGACTGCCTCTGCGGCTGGCCGCTTCCCGTTTGCAAGCCGTGAATCAATCATGCAATCACTATTAATTCCACTCTACCTACGCTACGTACCGACCGTCAGACCAATTTCGTGTGCTATACGATACGCCTGTTCATGTGCGTCAAAAAGCGTGTATGCTTGATCAATTCAGGAGCTAAATCAGCTGCGAAGGACCACTGTTCACCATGCCATTTAGTTCGGG from Zingiber officinale cultivar Zhangliang chromosome 5B, Zo_v1.1, whole genome shotgun sequence encodes the following:
- the LOC121985304 gene encoding DNA damage-repair/toleration protein DRT100-like; translated protein: MAAMWHSFSFIVVFIIVTPALRATAARCPASDRNALLAFRSSLSEPYLGIFSSWTGDDCCSMWYGVSCDPTTGRVADITLRGESEDPILARAGRTSGLMMGAISPEICRLERLTTLILADWKQITGSIPPCVTSLPFMRILDLVGNHISGPIPGDIGRLTRLTVLNVADNRISGTIPASITALTSLMHLDLSNNLISGPIPADFGRLRMLSRALLARNRLSGGIPESIGSMPRLADLDLASNHISGELPSNLGSIPVLSSLYLDSNQLTGPIPATLLASRGLGILNLSRNAIDGEIPDAFTTRSYYTAMDLSHNRLRGKVPRTLVTAAYVGHLDLSHNHLCGPIPVGSPFDHLEAASFVHNDCLCGWPLPVCKP